AGACGATGGCACAATCAAGATTGCTGCTACTGAAGGCGCTGCTGCTAAAGAAGCAATCCGTCGTATCGAAGAGATCACAGCTGAAGTTGAAGTTGGCCGCATTTACCAAGGTAAAGTTGCTCGTCTAGCTGACTTCGGTGCATTCGTAACTATTCTTCCAGGTAAAGATGGTCTAGTACACATCTCTCAAATCGCTGACAAGCGCGTTGAGAAAGTGTCTGACTACCTAACTGAAGGTCAAGAAGTTCCTGTTAAGGTTCTTGAAATTGACCGTCAAGGCCGTGTACGTCTAAGCATGAAAGAAGCAGTTGAAACGCCAACTGAAGGCGAAGCACCTGCAGCTGAGTAATTCTCAGTGTGTCGATGGTGATATCGCTTTTTAGTGATTTCTAACCCATCGTCAACAAAGCATGTTATAAAGGGGAGCATATAGCTCCCCTTTTTTATTGCGGTCATAACAGGAGTAATTATTTGTGAAATGGTTTCAAACCGCGAGTATGTGTTTACTGCTTGTACTAACAGGTTGTGCGACAACATCAGATAACACCTCACGTTGGGTTTATCCACCGATGGCTGTGCCACTGCAACCAAGCGTTCAGCAAGAAGTTCAAATTGCACGTCTTAGTCAGCTATTACAGCGCCCAGATTTGAACGATGAAGTTCGAGCTAAGATGCTGTTTGAACGTGGTAATTACTACGACAGTGTTGGCCTGCGTGATCTAGCGCGTCTCGACTTCAACCAATCTCTTTCATTGAACCCTGCTCAACCTGATATCTTCAACCTTTTGGGTGTTTACTTTACGCAGGTAGGGGAGTTTGATGCGGCTTATGAATCTTTTGATTCTACGTTAGAGCTTGATCCTGCAAACTCTTACGCAGAAAGAAACCGCTCTATCGCGCTTTATTATGGCGAGCGTTACGACTTAGCTAACGAAGAAATGATGAAGCACTACGCCGATGATCCTAGCGATCCGTTTCGTGCTCTGTGGTTGTACATCATTCAGCATGAGCTCACGCCAGAGCAAGCTAAGCTTGATTTACAAAAACGTTACGAGAGCCGTGATGAGCAGTGGGGCTGGGTATTAGTCGCGATTATGCTTGATGACATTACTGAAGAGCAGGCTTTCAAGGCGATTTTAACCGGTACTCGTGATAACACGTTACTTGCGCAGCGCCTAACAGAGACATACTTTTACCTTGCTAAGCGTTACCATATGAATGGTGACTACGCGAATGCGATCTCTTTATACAAGTTGTCAGTGTCTTTCAACGTGTATGAATATGTAGAGCACCGCTACTCTTTCTTAGAGCTAAGTCGTATCTTCACTACGCTTAAAGCCGAGCACTTAGCGCAAGTTAAGTTGGCTGAGGCCGAAGAAGAAGCTAACGCTAAGTAAGCTATACATCTTGATTCCGTAAAGCCGCTGCCTGTGAAGTGACCCCGTAAAGTTGGACATTTCTGTTAAGCGGCTTTCAAGGCCTGAGTTCGATATTCTATCGGAGTCAGGCCTTTTAGTTTCACTTTTATACGTTTGGTATTGTAGTACTCGATGTATTCTTTAATTTGCTCTATCAGAGCATCTGCATCTTCAAAGCTTTGGTTGTGATACATCTCTGTTTTGAGTAAAGCAAAAAAGTTTTCAGCAACCGCATTATCCAAGCAGTTACCTTTTCTCGACATGCTTTGTGTTAACCCACTCTCCGCTACCTTTTTTTGATACTGTCGATGGCGATATTGCCAACCTTGATCGCTATGTATAATTGGCTTTGAGTTGGGTTTAAGCTTTGATATGGCTTCCGTCAGCATATCCGTGACTAGCGGCAAGCAGGCACTTTTGGCCACTCTATAAGCAACCACTTCCTGAGTAAACAAGTCGACAACGGGAGACAAGTATACTTTCTGCTCTTTGACTTTGAACTCCGTGACATCAGTTACCCACTTTTCGTCGGGTTGAGTCGCACTAAAATCTCTTTCAAGCACGTTGGGAGCAGCTGTTCCAGACTCTCCTCGGTATGAACGATACTTTTTAATCCTGACCGTCGATTTAAGGTTGAGCTGAGCCATAAGCCTTTGAACCGTTTTGTGGTTAAGCACGAACCCCTGATTTTTTAATTCCAAGTGAATACGGCGGTAGCCGTATCGGCCCTTATGCTCATGATAAATTGACTTTATCAACCGCAGCTCACGTTCGTAGCTATTTGGGCGCTTGCTCGTTTGAGCCTGATAATAAAAGACACTTTTTGCCAGCTGTAGAGTGTGCAGTAAGTGCTTCAACGGGTACTTGCCTTTAAGAGTTAGAGCTATGACCGCTTTTTCTTTGTTCGACGGTTTTTTTCCTGCTCCAACTCTTCCAACTTTTTTAGAACGGCATTCTCGGTTCGTAAGTAAACCAACTCCTCTTTTAGCTCCTCAAGCGTCATTTCATTATCAGGCTTAGTGGTACGTTGAGGTTGCTGTTTCATTGAGGGTCTTCCTTTCTGGCGCATTTTGAGCCCTTTGATACCGAGCTCATTAAATCGTTTGAGCCAGACTGAGAGTATCCCAGGGGATGAGAGGTTTAATACTGCGCTAGTGTGCGTGAGAGACCATTCATTCGTCCACATTAAATTCAATGCTTTTCGTTTTGTCTGAGCAGTAGCCGCATGGTTAGTTGGTAAAAATGAATCAGTACCATGGATGGCAAAGACTTGAGCCCAATACCGTATCTGTCTTGAAGAAATTGAATATTGTTTTGCTAAGTAGAGAGATGACGTGCCATCTAAGTATTGCTTAGCAATGATACATTTTAGCTCTCGGCTATATTTGGACATAAAAAGACCCCCAATAATTGGTGTCCAACTATTGGGGGTCAGTTCACTGTCAGCGGCTTTTTTATGCTCTTTTTTTATAAACAGGGGGGCTCATTTTTGATTGCTTTTAATTTAAACAATACTAAAATAGTTAGCCTTGCTAACTAAATGTTGTTCTTTGATTGGATGAATATGCTGAACCAGAATTTAGAAAAGATTGAGCGCTTCGCCTCTAAGATATGGCGAACTCAGGTAAATGAAGAGCCTATTTGTCAATTGAGCTTCAATGAGTATGACTATTTGAAGGTTATTCAAGCATCTCCTGAACCGATCCGATTAACTGATCTTGCGATTGAGATGCAAGTCACCAAGCCTTCAGCGACCACTATGGTTCAGAGGCTTGAGAGAAAGGGCCTTGTTGAACGTAAAGCTTCGCTCGAAGATGCGAGATCTAAGCTAGTAGTACTGACCAATAAAGCAGAAGTGGGTTTGGAAGAAGAAAGTAAGATCTATCAGGTTATGGCACAGATACTGGAAAGTCGTTTGTCTGAGCAAGAGTCTCAACAACTAAATCTATTATTAAATAAGGCTTTGAAGTAAATAATTTAGATATTTAGTTAGTTTTGTTAACTAATTTTTCGAGTCATATCTTATTGATATGCGACTCACAAATGAAAGTAGAGTAAAAAATGAGTAACTCAATTAGTCGCCAGTTTTGGCGATACACAATCCCTACCGTGGCAGCCATGTTGGTTAATGGCCTGTATCAAGTGGTGGATGGCATCTTCATTGGCCGCTATGTGGGAGCTGATGGGCTTGCAGGTATCAATGTTGCGTGGCCTGTGATTGGTTCGATTCTCGGTATTGGTATGTTGGTGGGGGTGGGTACAGGTGCGCTGGTCTCTATTCGCCAAGGTGAAAAAGATACTCAAGGCGCTAAGCAGATCTTAGCAACGGGTTTAACCTTGCTGTTAGCGATTACGCCTATTGTTTCGGCATTGCTGTTTTTGTTTGCTGATAACTTCTTGCTTTGGCAGGGTGCTGAAGGGCGAGTGTATGAGCTTGGTCTGCAATACTTACACATTCTGATTGGTGCCGGTGTCTTCACGCTAGGTTCGATCGCGATGCCGTTTTTACTGCGCAATGATGACAGCCCTAATCTCGCCACCATATTGATGATCGTTGGTGCGGTAATTAACATCGTACTCGATTACCTGTTTATCGCCCTCTATGGTTGGGAGTTGATGGGCGCGGCATTAGCAACAGCGATTGCCCAGTTTGTGGTAACGGGTCTCGGCTTGGCTTACTTCTTCTCACGTCGAGCAAACCTACGTTTACGTTGGAATGAGTTGAGACTGAAGCTCGATGTGATTCCACAAATCTTCGCCATTGGTACATCAAGCTTCTTTATGTACGCTTATGGTTCGATGATGGTGGCGCTGCACAATGCGTTGTTCTCCCAATATGGCGATCAGTTGATGATTGGCGCTTACGCGATTTTGGGTTACATCGTGACGGTTTATTATCTCACAGCTGAAGGTATCGCCAACGGTATGCAACCTTTGGTGAGTTACAACCATGGCGCGCGTAACCAAGCGAATATCCGTAAGCTACTTAAGATTGCGATGATGAGTTCGGTATTGATTGGTGTGGCGTTCGTGTTGCTTCTGAACGCGTTCCCACGGGAGTTTGTATCAGTATTTAACTCAGACGAACCTCAGCTAGTTGAGTACACCGTGTTGGGTATTCGACTTCACATGTTTGCACTGGCGCTGGATGGCTTCTTGGTAGTAGCAGGAGCTTACTATCAAGCAGTGAACAAGGGCAGCAAAGCGATGTTTGTGACGATAGGTAATATGCTTATCCAACTACCTTTCTTGTACATTATGCCTAAGTTGTATGGTGTGCCGGGGATCTGGATTGCGTACCCACTGTCTAACATCGCGCTAAGTGTGGTGGTGATGGTAATGCTCTACAAAGACCTAAAGAAGCTCGATGCCTCGCCGATGGAAACAGCGACGGCATAGGTTGTGTTTCTTAAGTCGAATTAGAAAGGTCTAGCGAATGCTAGACCTTTTTTGTATCTGTTGCTGGTTAGTCCAATGCGAAGAACTAAATGTTCTTAACGTCTAAACCTGCAAGCTGATGCCAGTAACCATTACATTGGCGGCTTTCAATCTTCATCGGTTTTTGACCTTGCTCGTTTGCTCTGAAATTATTGATTTCAGAGAAGGTATCGATACCGAGTGGGCTTAAACGAACCACATCAACCAGGTCGTGCATGTTTGGCAAATCATTGACTAGGTTGTAGCAGTAGCCTGATTGTGTCTGGATACCATTAAGGTTGAATACTGATTGGCCTTCTTGGCTTTCTACTTGTAGCCCTGTTGGGTACTTGATACAGCATGTTTCGCAATCGTCTTTAGCTTTGTTTTCTGCGCGAGCTGTAAAGCAGCGAGCCGAGTAAGCAAGCGGTAGATAGCCGTGGCTAAATACTTCTACTTCGAATTTGTTGCGGATGTTCAGCTCTTCGCACTGTGTCATTACGTTGCTTAGCCATTCGCGAGAAAGCTCAACCGGCATACACCAACGCGTCATACCTTGTTTCAAGAACAGGTTCAGTGTGCGTGCGTTATATGTGTTTACTGCAGGGCCGACCACGAAAGGTACTTTGCTTTCGCTAGCTAGTTGAATTGCAGATACATCATTGGCTTCGATCGCAAAGTCACCATTATCGATGTACTTCTTCATGATGTTGACTTCGCTTGGCGCTTCTAGCAATGCCATGGTCGAGAGTACAACTTGCTTACCGGAAGCAGACAGCTCTTTAGCAATGTCCATCCAGTGTTTCGCTTTCATCTCTCGACGCTTTGAACATACAGCTTCACCTAGGTAGATGATGTCAGCAGAGCTTGATTTCGCTTGCTCATAGAAGCTTTCAACGTCTTGTTTTGGCCAAAAATAAAGTAGAGGGCCTAATGCGTATTTCATTGAGTTCTCCATTTGGCTCTATTGCCATTTACGGTGATAAGCGCCAAGCGTGGTTTGTGTACCTTCAGATACATTCGCCAGTGTCGCATTCCAAGCTTGTTCAACTTGGTATTGTTCTGGGTTCGCTAAGTAGCGATCGATAGCAGCGCGCCAAGTACGAGTCACTTGCTCGACATAAGCAGGGCTGCGTTGGCGGCCTTCAATCTTCACTGAGGCAACGTTTGCAGCGAAAAGCTCAGGCAACATGGATAGCGTGTTGAGGCTGGTGGGCTCTTCAAGTGCGTGATAGCGCTTACGTTCACCATCGATCTCGGCTTCAAAGCGGCCTTTACACAGCGTTGGGTAGCCAGCGTTCTCACCTGCTTCATACTTATCGATAAGGATCTCATTCAAGCGAGACTCTAGGCCCGTTTCTGTTTCTTGCCAGCGAACGTATTTCGCAGGAGAACAAGCGCCCACTGTGTTTGGTGATTCGCCCGTCATGTATGAAGAGAGGTAGCATCGGCCTTCTGCCATGATACACAAGCTACCAAAAGCGAATACTTCAAGGTCAACGTCAGAAGTGATGTTACGAGAAAGCTGTTTAACCTGATGAATTGATAATACGCGCGGCAATACGACACGTTTAACGTTGAAGTTTTTGTGGTAGAAGTCGATAGCCGCCGCATTGGTCGCAGATGCTTGTACCGATAGGTGCAGTTCTAGATTTGGATATTTGTTTGCAGCGTACTCAAGCACAGCGATGTCTGCGATGATCAGCGCATCAACACCCAGTGCAGCGGCGTTGTCTACGGCATTGGTCCAACGGTCGAAGCCATTTGGGTGAGCAAACGTATTTAGAGCAACATGAATTTTCTTGTTGTGGTCATGTACATACTGCACAGCACGATCGAGCTTTTTACCCGCAAAGTTTAGGCCTGCAAAGTGTCGGGCATTGGTATCGTCTTTGAATCCGATATAGACAGCATCCGCACCGCAATCAATGGCGGTTTTCAAAGCAGGTAAGTTACCCGCTGGGCATAAGAGTTCCATTTGCTCACTACCAGTAGAATTAAGTTGAAGCGGGCATTTTATGAAGAATTGTGAATGACGGAATTGATGTAAGGCAGGTTTAGATGGATAAATCTGCTTTTACTCCGTTTGAGGTACTGACGAGTGACCGTTTTACATGTTGGCTTGGCTTGAACGTGAGATATTTGAATCGGCTTGTTAGTTCTTATGGCGACGATTTTGGGCAAATAGCTCTTCGACATCTTGTTTTGGTTGAGGGCGATAGAAGTGAAAGCCTTGAATTGAACTACAATTGAGGTTAGACAGTAGAGTCGCTTGCTCACTGGTTTCTACACCTTCAGCAACCACGGTTAAATCGAGAGACTTACCAAGGTTGATGATGTTTTCAATTACAGTAATTTGCTTTGGTAGGGTATCGATATCAGAGATGAAAGCACGGTCTATCTTAAGTTCATCAATTGGGAAGCGAGCTAGGTAAGATAGTGATGAGTAACCGGTACCGAAATCATCAATCGATAGAGCGAAGCCGAGCTTTTTAATCGCGTTGAGCATTTGCAGTGTGTGTTCACTGTCACTCATCACCGCGCTTTCCGTTAGCTCAAATGTAATCGCACTTGGGTCAAGCTCTGTCGAACGCAGCAGCTTTTCCATGTAATCAATCAGCTTCGGATTTCCAAACTGTTCAGGAGAAAGGTTGATTGCTACACGACCAGGGAGAATTCCCTGCATCTTCCAGCGCTTAACCGTAGCAAATACTTCACGCATAACCACGCGACCAAGTTGTTCGATAAGGCCGGCTCGCTCCGCTACAGGGATGAACGCCGCTGGACTAATATAACCCTCTACAGGATGTTTCCAACGAACTAGAGCTTCAGCGCCGTTGATGGTGAAATCTCGTGCGTTGACCTTAGGTTGATACCAAACCTCAAGTCCATTCTGTTGCAGCGCTTTTTGTAGTTCAATCTCCAGCCACAGTCGCATACGCGCTTCTTTGTTCATCTGTTCGTTGAACTTGATTAGACGATTGCGACCACGATCTTTGGCTTCATACATTGCTGTGTCTGCATTTTGCAGCAAGATACGAGCATCAGTACCGTCTTGAGGAAAGCTCACACTACCAATCGAGCAGGCTAAGCGTTTACTAAAATGGTGAAGATCGAAAGGTTGATTGATCAGGGAAATGATCTTTTCAGCGAGCATTTCAGGTGTTCGCTGATGTTCGGGTTCTGGCAGGATAATACCAAATTCATCACCGCCTAAATGCCCAATTACGGCTTTACGAGGCAGTAAGCGTTTAAGGCGTGAGGCGACTTCTTTAATCACTTTGTCACCGATGTGATGACCAAGTGAATCATTGATATTTTTAAAGTTATCAATGTCTAAGTAAAGCATCACAACCGGCGTATCGTTGTGAATGAATTGCTCAAGACGCTTAGTAAACCCAACTCGGTTGTAGAGCTTGGTCAGTGCATCGATGTAGGCATCTTCACTGTTTGCCGATGTATATTGTTTTGCGGTTTCTTGTGCGTCTTGAATAAGCACCAACTGAGTGTTACTTCCAAGAACGGTGGTAGAGTCGATGTTGAGCTGAACCTTACGTTCAAAGCCGCATCGGGCACCCGTTAAGCAAACCAAACCAGACTCAGAAATAATAGAGCTGAGTTTATTATTGAAGACTGTTTTGGTTTGTTCATCGATAAATAGGCGTCCCAACTCTTCGCCAATTAACTCTATGGTGGAGTTAAAGCCAAGCAAGCGCGCTGCAGCTGGGTTGGATGACAAGATGTAGTCACTTTCAACTAGCAGTAACCCGTCTGGGAGTAGGTGAGATAGTTTGTGAAATTTTGCTTCAGATTCTTCTAAAGAACGGACGAGTACTTGGTTTTCTGATGTGTCGAAGGCATGAAAGACAATGTAGTCAGTTTTGTTGCCATTGGTAAGCGGAGACAGGCTGAAGTGAAGGCTGGTATCGAGATCGGTTTCGTTGAGGGTGACTTCGGCCTCAATCGACTCGCCATTAAATGCACGCTCATAGTAAGGTTTAAGGTGCTGGTAGAATTGCTCGCCTAATGTTTGACGGTCATTCATGCCTACAAGCTCTGTTTGACTCAAGCCAGCAATATCGCAGTAACGCTCATTCACCATAAAATAGTTATGTTGAGCATCAAGTACTGCGAAAAAGAACGGACTGTTTGCAGTTAGCTGGGTAAACCAATGTTGTAGTTGCTGGGGAGGCATCAAAGTACTACCAATTCTCCAAGAGCTTGAATATTCACTATCGATAAATATTTATTACTTTTTGTGTAGCTATCGATATTTACCTGTGAGTGCAGCGAACCGCTGTAATTCTCATTACCTGAGTTACTATAACTGTGATTTTCAGGATATTAAAGGTCGAGCATCAAACAGAAGTTAATTTGATACATAACAGTAACTGAGATCTCAACATCATCTATGATGTATTCCATATTATTGACAAAGTTACGGATAAGTCACGTGATAAACAAGATTCGCACTCAACTAGTTCAAAATGCCGCATCAATTTTGCGATCTCCAGTCCAGTTATTGCCTAAAACAGTACAAAAAAGAGCCTTGTTGGAGGCGCTTAAGAATGTCTTTAAGGAAGCTTTAGAGGACGGTGACTTTGAATTTTTAGAAGACAAGTGGCTTAAAGTCTCAATAAAAGATATGGGGTTAAGTTGGTGTATTAGCTACAAAAATGAGCAACTAGTTGTAGCTGATAAAGAGGTGGCTGAAGATGTAAGCTTTAGCGGTAATCTTAACGATCTTGTGTTGATTGCGGGGCGTAAAGAAGACCCAGATACGCTTTTCTTCCAACGTAGACTGTCTATTGAGGGCGATACCGAGTTAGGTTTAGAAGTTAAAAACTTGATGGATAGCGTAGATTTGGACGTATTGCCGAGCCCTATGAAAACTTTGTTAAATCAATTAGCTGATTTTGTGCAGAAGGGAGTACAATCCCCAGATACACAAAGTGAGGTAATGAATGCTTATTCGAACTGAAGCACCGGCAGATATACTTGTCATCGATCGTTTATTGAAATCTGTTTTTGAAACAGATGCAGAAGCTAACTTGGTTATGAATTTGCGTGAGAATAGCCATTTAACGCTATCGCTGGTCGCTTGTTCTGATGAAGGCGAAGTGGTCGGTCACCTGATGTTTAGTCCTATCACTCTTGATGGTGATGAT
This region of Vibrio sp. BS-M-Sm-2 genomic DNA includes:
- the nlpI gene encoding lipoprotein NlpI produces the protein MKWFQTASMCLLLVLTGCATTSDNTSRWVYPPMAVPLQPSVQQEVQIARLSQLLQRPDLNDEVRAKMLFERGNYYDSVGLRDLARLDFNQSLSLNPAQPDIFNLLGVYFTQVGEFDAAYESFDSTLELDPANSYAERNRSIALYYGERYDLANEEMMKHYADDPSDPFRALWLYIIQHELTPEQAKLDLQKRYESRDEQWGWVLVAIMLDDITEEQAFKAILTGTRDNTLLAQRLTETYFYLAKRYHMNGDYANAISLYKLSVSFNVYEYVEHRYSFLELSRIFTTLKAEHLAQVKLAEAEEEANAK
- a CDS encoding IS3 family transposase; the encoded protein is MALTLKGKYPLKHLLHTLQLAKSVFYYQAQTSKRPNSYERELRLIKSIYHEHKGRYGYRRIHLELKNQGFVLNHKTVQRLMAQLNLKSTVRIKKYRSYRGESGTAAPNVLERDFSATQPDEKWVTDVTEFKVKEQKVYLSPVVDLFTQEVVAYRVAKSACLPLVTDMLTEAISKLKPNSKPIIHSDQGWQYRHRQYQKKVAESGLTQSMSRKGNCLDNAVAENFFALLKTEMYHNQSFEDADALIEQIKEYIEYYNTKRIKVKLKGLTPIEYRTQALKAA
- a CDS encoding helix-turn-helix domain-containing protein; translated protein: MSKYSRELKCIIAKQYLDGTSSLYLAKQYSISSRQIRYWAQVFAIHGTDSFLPTNHAATAQTKRKALNLMWTNEWSLTHTSAVLNLSSPGILSVWLKRFNELGIKGLKMRQKGRPSMKQQPQRTTKPDNEMTLEELKEELVYLRTENAVLKKLEELEQEKNRRTKKKRS
- a CDS encoding MarR family winged helix-turn-helix transcriptional regulator — translated: MLNQNLEKIERFASKIWRTQVNEEPICQLSFNEYDYLKVIQASPEPIRLTDLAIEMQVTKPSATTMVQRLERKGLVERKASLEDARSKLVVLTNKAEVGLEEESKIYQVMAQILESRLSEQESQQLNLLLNKALK
- a CDS encoding MATE family efflux transporter; this translates as MSNSISRQFWRYTIPTVAAMLVNGLYQVVDGIFIGRYVGADGLAGINVAWPVIGSILGIGMLVGVGTGALVSIRQGEKDTQGAKQILATGLTLLLAITPIVSALLFLFADNFLLWQGAEGRVYELGLQYLHILIGAGVFTLGSIAMPFLLRNDDSPNLATILMIVGAVINIVLDYLFIALYGWELMGAALATAIAQFVVTGLGLAYFFSRRANLRLRWNELRLKLDVIPQIFAIGTSSFFMYAYGSMMVALHNALFSQYGDQLMIGAYAILGYIVTVYYLTAEGIANGMQPLVSYNHGARNQANIRKLLKIAMMSSVLIGVAFVLLLNAFPREFVSVFNSDEPQLVEYTVLGIRLHMFALALDGFLVVAGAYYQAVNKGSKAMFVTIGNMLIQLPFLYIMPKLYGVPGIWIAYPLSNIALSVVVMVMLYKDLKKLDASPMETATA
- a CDS encoding U32 family peptidase; translated protein: MKYALGPLLYFWPKQDVESFYEQAKSSSADIIYLGEAVCSKRREMKAKHWMDIAKELSASGKQVVLSTMALLEAPSEVNIMKKYIDNGDFAIEANDVSAIQLASESKVPFVVGPAVNTYNARTLNLFLKQGMTRWCMPVELSREWLSNVMTQCEELNIRNKFEVEVFSHGYLPLAYSARCFTARAENKAKDDCETCCIKYPTGLQVESQEGQSVFNLNGIQTQSGYCYNLVNDLPNMHDLVDVVRLSPLGIDTFSEINNFRANEQGQKPMKIESRQCNGYWHQLAGLDVKNI
- a CDS encoding peptidase U32 family protein; its protein translation is MELLCPAGNLPALKTAIDCGADAVYIGFKDDTNARHFAGLNFAGKKLDRAVQYVHDHNKKIHVALNTFAHPNGFDRWTNAVDNAAALGVDALIIADIAVLEYAANKYPNLELHLSVQASATNAAAIDFYHKNFNVKRVVLPRVLSIHQVKQLSRNITSDVDLEVFAFGSLCIMAEGRCYLSSYMTGESPNTVGACSPAKYVRWQETETGLESRLNEILIDKYEAGENAGYPTLCKGRFEAEIDGERKRYHALEEPTSLNTLSMLPELFAANVASVKIEGRQRSPAYVEQVTRTWRAAIDRYLANPEQYQVEQAWNATLANVSEGTQTTLGAYHRKWQ
- a CDS encoding bifunctional diguanylate cyclase/phosphodiesterase; the encoded protein is MPPQQLQHWFTQLTANSPFFFAVLDAQHNYFMVNERYCDIAGLSQTELVGMNDRQTLGEQFYQHLKPYYERAFNGESIEAEVTLNETDLDTSLHFSLSPLTNGNKTDYIVFHAFDTSENQVLVRSLEESEAKFHKLSHLLPDGLLLVESDYILSSNPAAARLLGFNSTIELIGEELGRLFIDEQTKTVFNNKLSSIISESGLVCLTGARCGFERKVQLNIDSTTVLGSNTQLVLIQDAQETAKQYTSANSEDAYIDALTKLYNRVGFTKRLEQFIHNDTPVVMLYLDIDNFKNINDSLGHHIGDKVIKEVASRLKRLLPRKAVIGHLGGDEFGIILPEPEHQRTPEMLAEKIISLINQPFDLHHFSKRLACSIGSVSFPQDGTDARILLQNADTAMYEAKDRGRNRLIKFNEQMNKEARMRLWLEIELQKALQQNGLEVWYQPKVNARDFTINGAEALVRWKHPVEGYISPAAFIPVAERAGLIEQLGRVVMREVFATVKRWKMQGILPGRVAINLSPEQFGNPKLIDYMEKLLRSTELDPSAITFELTESAVMSDSEHTLQMLNAIKKLGFALSIDDFGTGYSSLSYLARFPIDELKIDRAFISDIDTLPKQITVIENIINLGKSLDLTVVAEGVETSEQATLLSNLNCSSIQGFHFYRPQPKQDVEELFAQNRRHKN
- a CDS encoding SCP2 domain-containing protein, producing MMYSILLTKLRISHVINKIRTQLVQNAASILRSPVQLLPKTVQKRALLEALKNVFKEALEDGDFEFLEDKWLKVSIKDMGLSWCISYKNEQLVVADKEVAEDVSFSGNLNDLVLIAGRKEDPDTLFFQRRLSIEGDTELGLEVKNLMDSVDLDVLPSPMKTLLNQLADFVQKGVQSPDTQSEVMNAYSN